The Trinickia acidisoli genome includes a window with the following:
- a CDS encoding ribose-phosphate pyrophosphokinase, whose protein sequence is MSSHDGLMVFTGNANPALAQEVVKILGIPLGKAMVSRFSDGEIQVEIQENVRGKDVFVLQSTCAPTNDNLMELMIMVDALKRASAGRITAAIPYFGYARQDRRPRSARVAISAKVIANMLEIAGVERMITMDLHADQIQGFFDIPVDNIYATPVLLGDLRKQNYENLLVVSPDVGGVVRARALAKQLNCDLAIIDKRRPKANIAEVMNIIGEVEGRTCVIMDDMVDTAGTLCKAAQVLKERGAKQVVAYATHPVLSGGAAERITNSSLDELVVTDTIPLSEETRVCAKIRSLSCAGLLAETFSRIRRGDSVMSLFAES, encoded by the coding sequence ATGAGCAGCCATGACGGCCTGATGGTTTTTACTGGCAACGCGAATCCGGCGCTTGCGCAGGAAGTCGTCAAAATCCTCGGCATTCCCCTCGGCAAAGCAATGGTCAGCCGTTTCTCCGACGGTGAGATCCAGGTCGAGATCCAGGAAAACGTGCGCGGCAAGGACGTCTTCGTCCTTCAATCGACGTGCGCGCCGACGAACGACAACCTGATGGAGTTGATGATCATGGTCGATGCGCTCAAGCGCGCGTCGGCCGGTCGGATCACCGCCGCCATCCCCTACTTCGGCTACGCCCGCCAAGATCGTCGCCCGCGTTCGGCGCGCGTCGCGATCTCGGCGAAGGTCATCGCCAACATGCTGGAAATCGCCGGCGTCGAGCGGATGATCACGATGGATCTGCACGCCGACCAGATTCAAGGCTTCTTCGACATCCCGGTCGACAACATCTACGCGACGCCCGTGCTGCTCGGCGATCTGCGCAAGCAGAACTACGAGAACCTGCTCGTCGTGTCGCCGGACGTCGGCGGTGTCGTGCGCGCCCGCGCGCTCGCGAAGCAATTGAACTGCGATCTCGCGATCATCGACAAGCGTCGCCCCAAGGCGAACATCGCCGAGGTGATGAACATCATCGGTGAAGTCGAAGGACGCACCTGCGTGATCATGGACGACATGGTCGATACCGCGGGCACGCTGTGCAAGGCCGCGCAAGTACTCAAGGAGCGCGGCGCGAAGCAAGTCGTCGCCTATGCGACGCACCCGGTGCTTTCGGGCGGTGCGGCTGAGCGCATCACGAACTCGTCGCTCGACGAACTCGTCGTCACCGATACGATTCCGCTGAGCGAAGAAACGCGCGTGTGCGCGAAGATCCGTTCGCTCTCGTGCGCGGGCCTGCTCGCCGAGACGTTCTCGCGTATCCGCCGTGGCGATTCGGTGATGTCGCTGTTCGCCGAAAGCTGA
- a CDS encoding 50S ribosomal protein L25/general stress protein Ctc has product MKVVAFERNLQGTGASRRLRNSGKTPGIVYGAAAEPQLIELDHNALWHALKKEAFHSSILDLEVAGQAQRVLLRDVQYHPFRQLVLHVDFQRVDPNKKLHTKVPVHFMNQETNPAVKLGGAIISHVITEIDIECLPADLPEFVELDLAKIETGQSLHAKDITLPKGVSLVAHTESENPVVASASVPAGAASAEAAAEGEAPAA; this is encoded by the coding sequence ATGAAAGTCGTCGCTTTCGAGCGTAACCTGCAAGGTACGGGTGCGAGCCGCCGCCTGCGCAACTCCGGCAAGACGCCGGGGATCGTGTATGGCGCAGCCGCGGAACCCCAACTGATCGAACTCGATCACAACGCGCTGTGGCATGCGCTGAAGAAGGAAGCCTTCCACTCGTCGATCCTCGACCTCGAAGTGGCCGGCCAAGCGCAACGCGTGCTGCTGCGTGACGTGCAATATCACCCGTTCCGTCAGCTCGTGCTGCACGTCGACTTCCAACGCGTCGACCCGAACAAGAAGCTGCACACGAAGGTGCCCGTGCACTTCATGAACCAGGAAACGAATCCGGCCGTGAAGCTCGGCGGCGCGATCATCTCGCACGTCATCACGGAAATCGACATCGAGTGCCTGCCGGCCGATCTGCCTGAATTCGTCGAGCTCGACCTCGCGAAGATCGAAACCGGTCAATCGCTGCACGCGAAGGACATCACGCTGCCGAAGGGTGTGTCGCTCGTGGCGCATACGGAAAGCGAAAACCCGGTGGTTGCCTCGGCGTCTGTGCCGGCCGGCGCCGCATCGGCTGAAGCTGCCGCGGAAGGCGAAGCGCCTGCCGCATAA
- the pth gene encoding aminoacyl-tRNA hydrolase, which produces MIKLIVGLGNPGAEYTATRHNAGFWLVDQLAREAGAALRDERRFHGFYAKARLYGEEVHLLEPQTYMNRSGQSVVAVAHFFKILPDEMLVAHDELDLPPGAVKLKLGGGSGGHNGLKDISAHLSSQQYWRLRIGIGHPRDLIPESARAGARPDVANFVLKPPRREEQDVIDAAIERSLAVMPHVVKGAPERAMMQLHSGG; this is translated from the coding sequence ATGATCAAGCTCATCGTCGGGCTCGGCAATCCGGGCGCGGAATACACGGCCACACGGCACAACGCCGGCTTTTGGCTCGTCGATCAGCTCGCGCGTGAAGCGGGCGCCGCGCTGCGCGACGAACGGCGCTTTCACGGCTTCTATGCAAAGGCGCGTCTTTACGGCGAAGAAGTTCATTTGCTGGAGCCACAGACGTACATGAACCGCTCCGGGCAGTCCGTTGTCGCCGTCGCTCACTTCTTCAAAATTTTGCCTGATGAGATGCTCGTTGCCCACGACGAGCTCGACTTGCCGCCCGGCGCCGTCAAACTCAAGCTCGGCGGCGGCAGCGGCGGCCACAACGGGCTCAAGGACATCTCGGCGCACCTATCCTCGCAGCAGTACTGGCGATTGCGAATCGGCATCGGCCATCCGCGCGATCTGATTCCGGAAAGCGCTCGCGCGGGCGCGAGGCCCGACGTCGCGAACTTCGTGCTGAAGCCGCCGCGCAGGGAAGAACAGGATGTGATCGACGCGGCGATAGAGCGCTCGCTCGCCGTCATGCCGCACGTCGTGAAGGGTGCGCCGGAGCGCGCGATGATGCAGTTGCATAGCGGCGGCTGA
- a CDS encoding YfhL family 4Fe-4S dicluster ferredoxin — protein MALMITDECINCDVCEPECPNDAISMGSEIYVIDPAKCTECVGHFDEPQCRQVCPVECIPNDPQCVETPDGLLAKYHALQAAKASSSKD, from the coding sequence ATGGCTTTGATGATTACCGACGAGTGCATCAATTGCGACGTCTGCGAGCCCGAGTGTCCGAACGACGCGATTTCGATGGGATCTGAGATCTACGTGATCGATCCCGCGAAGTGCACGGAGTGCGTCGGCCATTTCGACGAACCGCAGTGTCGGCAGGTCTGTCCCGTCGAATGCATTCCCAATGACCCGCAGTGCGTCGAGACACCCGATGGGCTGCTCGCGAAATATCACGCGCTTCAAGCGGCGAAGGCGTCGTCCTCAAAGGATTGA
- a CDS encoding glycosyltransferase family 2 protein has product MSPKFSVVVPTHRRPTLLKRALESLLAQRCDSFEAIVVNDGDDSETNAYVDQLCDARIRVFRHPEALGASASRNRGISEARGALIAFLDDDDELKPDFLQRHLQAFESDNSLSWTWSGIEKIECGADSAKGACSRTIWATAASDRAYLYQLAVSFGVVVRAELLRSLGGFDTKMTVSEDIDLFLRLEASGAKCKPIPHVLVSIYAHAGTSLSRSSIHTKFIESIGLLLKKNARLLDRYPHVRRHHSLSLLGHLYRANHLSRARKLSWELFSRHPFSWAVTGKILRFEFKNLGRSVSQR; this is encoded by the coding sequence AACGAGCACTGGAAAGCTTGCTTGCTCAGCGCTGCGACTCGTTCGAAGCGATCGTCGTGAACGACGGGGACGACAGCGAAACGAATGCATACGTGGATCAGTTGTGTGATGCTCGAATCAGAGTGTTCCGGCACCCTGAGGCGCTAGGTGCGTCGGCTTCGAGAAATCGCGGCATCTCCGAGGCGCGGGGAGCGCTGATTGCGTTTTTGGATGACGACGACGAACTGAAGCCGGATTTTTTGCAGAGGCATTTGCAGGCGTTCGAATCGGACAACTCCTTGAGCTGGACGTGGAGTGGGATCGAGAAAATCGAGTGCGGAGCAGACAGCGCCAAAGGAGCATGCAGCCGCACGATTTGGGCAACCGCAGCGAGTGACAGGGCATATCTTTACCAGCTCGCCGTCTCTTTTGGCGTTGTCGTTCGCGCGGAGTTGTTACGCAGTCTTGGCGGATTCGACACAAAGATGACGGTGTCCGAGGACATCGATCTGTTCCTTCGCCTCGAAGCGAGCGGGGCAAAGTGTAAGCCGATACCGCACGTGCTTGTCAGTATTTATGCTCATGCCGGCACGAGCCTGAGCAGGAGTTCGATTCACACGAAATTCATTGAAAGCATCGGCCTTCTTCTCAAAAAGAACGCAAGGTTGCTTGATCGATACCCACACGTGCGTAGGCACCATAGCCTTAGCTTGCTGGGGCACTTATACCGAGCGAACCACCTTTCGCGGGCTAGGAAATTATCGTGGGAGCTCTTCTCGCGTCACCCTTTTTCGTGGGCCGTGACGGGAAAGATTCTTCGGTTCGAATTCAAGAATTTGGGCCGCTCAGTTAGCCAGCGCTGA